A genomic region of Runella rosea contains the following coding sequences:
- a CDS encoding CheR family methyltransferase, translating to MDTQTQLTAEELNEIIQLIYTQHGYDFSDYARSSLLRRVARCMAIAEFKTSYELKYHLINDKSFFAWFLETLTVNVTEMFRDPIFYKELREKVIPTLASYPIIKVWHAGCATGEEVYSMAILLQEAGLLNRTRMYATDLNPVNLERARQGIIPLKQIKEYTINYIKSGGTNDFSAYYTAQYDNAIIHKEYREEVVFARHNLAVDQVFNEFQLICCRNVMIYFNQELQNRAVHLFHDSLSPLGYLAIGIKESLLFTDIKEQFEAISPLTRIYRRKK from the coding sequence ATGGATACTCAAACACAACTTACTGCTGAAGAGTTAAACGAGATTATTCAACTCATTTATACCCAACATGGGTATGATTTCAGTGACTATGCTCGGTCGTCACTGTTGAGAAGAGTGGCTCGGTGTATGGCGATAGCGGAGTTCAAGACCAGTTATGAGTTAAAATATCATTTAATCAACGATAAATCTTTTTTTGCGTGGTTTCTGGAAACCCTTACGGTCAACGTGACGGAGATGTTTAGAGACCCTATTTTTTATAAAGAGCTTCGGGAAAAAGTGATTCCTACGTTGGCTTCTTATCCGATTATTAAAGTGTGGCACGCAGGCTGTGCCACGGGAGAGGAAGTGTACTCGATGGCAATTCTGCTACAAGAGGCGGGCTTGCTGAACCGGACCAGAATGTACGCGACCGACCTCAATCCTGTCAATTTGGAAAGAGCACGTCAGGGAATTATTCCCTTAAAACAGATCAAAGAGTACACCATAAATTACATTAAATCGGGCGGAACAAATGATTTTTCAGCCTACTATACTGCGCAATACGATAATGCGATTATTCACAAAGAATACCGTGAAGAGGTCGTTTTTGCGCGACATAATCTGGCCGTGGACCAAGTGTTTAACGAGTTTCAGTTGATATGCTGCCGCAACGTCATGATTTATTTCAATCAGGAATTACAAAACCGGGCGGTTCATTTATTTCACGACAGCCTGTCGCCCTTGGGGTATCTGGCCATCGGCATCAAAGAGTCTTTACTTTTTACGGATATAAAAGAGCAATTTGAAGCTATTAGTCCGTTAACCCGTATTTACCGACGGAAAAAATAA